A segment of the Dehalococcoidia bacterium genome:
GATTGCGGTGGCGCTGAACCCTTTGTTCAGGCTGTCGTAGAACAGATCGTCGTACGACTGACGATCGATGCCCATGCTGATCGCGTTACGTACGCGCTTGTCCTTGAACTTGGGGTTGTTCATATTAAACATGAAGCCGTTGACATTGCCGCCACGCGAGGTCGGCAGATCGAGCCAGACGGTGTCCGGGCTGTTCTTGAGCAGATCTTCGCCGTCCGCCGTGTCCAGCGGCTGATACCAGAACCAGTTGCCGGAGCGGAAGCCGGCCTTCTGCGTCGCCGTGCTGTTTTCGACGAACGCCTCGACGCGATCGGCATAGGGCAGCGGCTTGCCGTCGGCGCCCATCTCCCAGTAGTCTGGGTTGGCATGGAAGACCGAGCCCTGCTTCGGCGTCCACGAGTCGCGGATGAATGGGCCGGTGCCGATCACCTCCGTCTGGATCTTGTCGCTGTTCACATACAGCTCGCGCGGCTCGATAAAGGCGAAGGTGGCGATACTCGCGGGAAAGTCAACGTAGGGCGCCTTCAGCTTGACGCGCAGCGTGTTGGCGTCGGGGATCTCCATGCTGTCGACGAGTGAGAAGTAGTCCTTCTGCACGCCGCCCGCCGCGTAACGCTCGAACACGAGCTTGACGTCCTCGGACGTGAACGCGCGGCCGCTGACCGGCGCGACGTTCTGCCACTTCACGCCTTTGCGCAGCGTGAAGACGAACTCGGTGCCGTCCTGCGCGGTCTGTTCCCATTTCTCTGCGAGGTCGGGCTCCAGCTCGAGCTTGAACGGGTCGGTGGCCGGCCCCAACTTTTCTCGGATCAGCCGGTTGTAGACGAGTGAGCTCGTGTCGTAGATGGTGCAGGAGAAGCCGCGCGTATGGTCGAAGTGCGGCGGGTCCAGGTAGCGGAACTTGACCGTGCCGCCGCGCTTGACACTCTTCGCGGCATTGAGCTCCTCCTGGCTCGCGGCAAGCTGATTCTGGTAATGGCCGGGCTTGATCTTGTCCACGGCGCCGGACTGCGCGGCCACCGTGCCGCCGGCCGTGGCGGCGCTGATCGCCGGAGCCGCGGTGCCGGCCGCCGCCGGCGCGCCGCTGTTGGCCGGCGCCGAAGATCCCTTCTTGTTGTTGCTGCCGCCGCACGCGGCAACCAGGGCAACGGCGCCGATGGGCACGCTCGTTTGCAAGATCCGGCGGCGAGGAACACCGCGCGACTTTCGCAACCAGTAGTTGTCACCGCTCATCGGCCTGCTCCTTCAGCTACACCACGCGTCTCCTCCACCGCCGCCAAACTCTCCGCTTCCGCGGTTGGCAGCCATTCTACCCGTCTGGTCAAGTCCTGTGGGGCCAGTTTCCTGAGCGCCACGATTTCGAAACATCGGCAGCGGAAATGTTCGCGAGTCTGGCGCGACTGCGCCCAGGCCGCTAGCATTTCGTTGCGATCGGGCCCGGGCGCAGGAGGGGACGATGAACCGCGACGAACTGATCGAGCGGCTGCGCGATTCCGGTGTGGCAGGCCTCGCGGCCATGCACGCAGTTCCGGCAGCAGCGCTTTCGCGGGCCGGCTACGAGAACGGCTGGACGGTGCGGCAGATCATGGCGCACGTCGCCTCGATGGAGTTCACCTACCGCCGGCTGCCCGATGTGGCCCGCGGATCGCGCGATGCGCAGGCGACGGCCGGCGGCGGAACCTTCGACATGGACGGCTACAACGCTCGCCAGGTCGAAAGACGCGCGGAACGGTCGCCGGCCGAGCTCGCGGAAGAGTTTCTGCGCGGCCGCGCCGCACTGATCGTGCTCGTCGCCGGCCTGGACGACTGGGTGCTCGCCGTACCGATGCGCTCGGCCGGCGGCGTCAGCGGCACGCTGGCGGAGGTGATGGCCGGCACCGCCGCCGCCCATGTGCGCACCCACTGCGGCGACTTCGTCCGCGCCGGCGGCGCCGAAGCGGGTACGGGCGAGCGGGTCGCGGCCGGGGTCTTGCTGAGCGCGGAGGAAGCCGCGGTGCACGTTGAACCAGTGCCGGCAGAGCGCTGGCGCGCCCGCGCAGGCGCCGATGCCTGGTCGGCGGCGGGCATCAGCGGCCACCTGATCGAACTGCTGCCCTACTGGGCGACGAAGCTGGAGCAGGTGAGTCAGGACGCGTCCTTGCCCTTCAGTCGCGCCCTCGACGCGCCGGAGCGGCTGGGCGGCGTGGTGAACGGCGAGGCGCTGGCGCCCGCACAGGGTGCTGCCGAACTGCGCCGCGCGTCCGCCGCGGCCGCGGCCATCCTGCGGAGAATGCCGGCCGCCGCCTGGCGGCAGACAATTGCGCACCCGCGACTCGGCGCCGTTTCACTCGAAGCGGCGGCCGAAGAGCTGCTCGTCAGCCACGCGCGCGAGCATGTCGCGCAGATCGCGGCCGCACTGGCGAGCGCGGCGGGCTGAGTCACACTGCCAGCGCCCTGGCGCGACCCTACTCGCGCATCTCCTGCGCCGCCAGCACTTCGGGATTCACCATCGTCTCGGGCACACGGCCGCTGACGGCGGCGACGAGGTTGCGGCCGGCCAGCTCGGCCATCGCCTGCCGTGTCTCGATCGTGCCGCTCGCCATGTGCGGCGCCACCAGCAGGTTGGGCGCGGTCAGCAGCGGATCGTCCGCGGGCAGCGGCTCGACCTCGAAGACGTCCAATGCCGCGCCGGCGATCTGCCCCTCGTGCAGGGCGGCGGCGAGGTCCGCCTGGTTCACCACCGGCCCGCGCGAGGTGTTGATGAAGAAGGCGCTCGGCTTCATCAGCTCGAACTCGCGGCGGCCGATGTGGCGGCGGGTTGTCTCGTCCAGGAAGACGTGGACCGAAAGGAAGTCCGCCTCGCGCAGCACCTCGTCGCGCTCGGCGTAGCTGGCGAGCCCTTCGTCCTCGGCCTTCGGGTCACGGATCGGGTCGTAGTAGACCACGCGCAGGCCGAAGCCGCTGGCACGCCGCGCCACGGCGTGGCCGATGCGCCCAAAGCCGAGGATGCCGAGCGTCTTGTGCTTCATATCGGTGCCGATCGTCATCGGCTGGCCGCCGGCCCAGCGGCCCTCGCGCACGTGCGCCTGGCCCTCGATCAGGCGCCGCGCCAGGGAGAGCATCAGCAGATAGGTCTCGTCGGCCACCGCGTCGCTGAGCACTCCGGGCGTATTGCAGACCAGCAACCCGTGCGCCGTCGCGAAGGGAATGTCCACGTTGTCGTAGCCAACGCCGAAGTTGCTCACGACCCTGAGCTGCGGGTTGGCGAGGATCAGCTCGTGGTCGAGCTTCACCTGGTTCGACGTGAGCAGACCGACGACGCCGGGCAGCACCCGCGCCAGCTCCTCGCGCGGCACACGCCCTTTGCCCGTCCAGCGCTGCACATTGCAGGCCGCCTCGACCGCCGCGAGAACGTGATCGTGAATCGGCGTGGCGACGTAGACCGCGGGGCGCGCCGCCGGGTCGCCTTGCTGATCTGCACTCATGGCCGCTCCTTCGCACGACTGCATCGCGCTTCTCTTCGGCGCCGAGCATGGCACAGCGCCGCGCAACATGCACCGGGCCGGCGCGGCTGGCGCAAGCGACGGTGCGCCCCTAGCATAACGGTGAAGGCAACGCCGCGGCGCCCGGGCGTCGGGCCTCGCGGCAGATACGGAGTCAGCCCGATGGGACGTGAGCAGCTCGAAGCGCTCGTCACGGTCTTGCAGCAGCAACTAGCCGCCGGCACGCAGACGGTCGCGACCGGCACCTGGGATATCCGTTACGACAAAGACCGCAAGGCCTTCTACTTCGACAAGTGCGAGTTCGGCGGCTACTGCGAGGAACGTCCGGCCGTGATCAGCGTCACGGGTGAGGTGCTTGACCCGGGTGGCCCGTTGCTCGGCTGACCAAGACGACGGTGAATCGTCATAAGACGCGAACGCGAGCATTTACGAGCCAGCGGGCGGACGGACGAGATTTCCTACGGCCCTGGCGGCCGGTATCGCTGAGACGGCGCTGACACACCCCCTGGCACGGCTTGACGTTCTGTTAGGGAATAACAGTACGATGCGGGCGTCATAACACCGTCCCGTCAGCTTCCTGACGCGCGGGTTCATCACGTCGGCTCCGCAGATCGGGCTCGCGGTGAGGCAGGGCCATGCCCGCGTTGATCGTGCTCTTTGCCCTGGCGGGATTCGCACCCTTCAGCATCTTGATCGTGAGCACGGCGCGCGGCGCGATACGACGGCT
Coding sequences within it:
- a CDS encoding ABC transporter substrate-binding protein, translated to MSGDNYWLRKSRGVPRRRILQTSVPIGAVALVAACGGSNNKKGSSAPANSGAPAAAGTAAPAISAATAGGTVAAQSGAVDKIKPGHYQNQLAASQEELNAAKSVKRGGTVKFRYLDPPHFDHTRGFSCTIYDTSSLVYNRLIREKLGPATDPFKLELEPDLAEKWEQTAQDGTEFVFTLRKGVKWQNVAPVSGRAFTSEDVKLVFERYAAGGVQKDYFSLVDSMEIPDANTLRVKLKAPYVDFPASIATFAFIEPRELYVNSDKIQTEVIGTGPFIRDSWTPKQGSVFHANPDYWEMGADGKPLPYADRVEAFVENSTATQKAGFRSGNWFWYQPLDTADGEDLLKNSPDTVWLDLPTSRGGNVNGFMFNMNNPKFKDKRVRNAISMGIDRQSYDDLFYDSLNKGFSATAIPWSFIFDSFPTAKSQGPTYQFNPSEAKKMLQAAGVDNVGFEIVEYYITSGRDLFAPFQDNLRQIGVSVTDRHVDNPTAITLLANRNFNEAANMVWGPAQFSIDGWIYPWYVTGGGFNYNNVADSNLDQMLNAQRRELDATKRKQILLQIYNYLLDQNYDVWLPQAWIRDAWPSYVKNYRSHGFLGQGVCYACPQIRSVWLDKTS
- a CDS encoding DinB family protein; the protein is MNRDELIERLRDSGVAGLAAMHAVPAAALSRAGYENGWTVRQIMAHVASMEFTYRRLPDVARGSRDAQATAGGGTFDMDGYNARQVERRAERSPAELAEEFLRGRAALIVLVAGLDDWVLAVPMRSAGGVSGTLAEVMAGTAAAHVRTHCGDFVRAGGAEAGTGERVAAGVLLSAEEAAVHVEPVPAERWRARAGADAWSAAGISGHLIELLPYWATKLEQVSQDASLPFSRALDAPERLGGVVNGEALAPAQGAAELRRASAAAAAILRRMPAAAWRQTIAHPRLGAVSLEAAAEELLVSHAREHVAQIAAALASAAG
- a CDS encoding D-glycerate dehydrogenase, yielding MSADQQGDPAARPAVYVATPIHDHVLAAVEAACNVQRWTGKGRVPREELARVLPGVVGLLTSNQVKLDHELILANPQLRVVSNFGVGYDNVDIPFATAHGLLVCNTPGVLSDAVADETYLLMLSLARRLIEGQAHVREGRWAGGQPMTIGTDMKHKTLGILGFGRIGHAVARRASGFGLRVVYYDPIRDPKAEDEGLASYAERDEVLREADFLSVHVFLDETTRRHIGRREFELMKPSAFFINTSRGPVVNQADLAAALHEGQIAGAALDVFEVEPLPADDPLLTAPNLLVAPHMASGTIETRQAMAELAGRNLVAAVSGRVPETMVNPEVLAAQEMRE